One window from the genome of Mauremys mutica isolate MM-2020 ecotype Southern chromosome 4, ASM2049712v1, whole genome shotgun sequence encodes:
- the LOC123369191 gene encoding BICD family-like cargo adapter 2 codes for MAAPPPTPPALGEGFYPFPTERRGGAGDPAPEDPGTLLQRREQDLLLAAELGKMLLEQNEELRGRSQALARDHAAALERLEQEKYELRRRLESGVAEWETRVAELEGDLAALRAQLGHQRLEQQDTSRESSQVAQELSEQNQRLAEQLSQAVQLEQRLQDELMALRVENRTLGMSSAEHAARTQSLQAENLMLQERKQELERQTWQLREETEAVQGLVETLHENLLQLRREVHEKELQAQQLRAEAEELRVSNRWLQRRVREMADEIRLHDSDASLASLQSEIEQSGEGSPEQNGGPAKPLARTVSEAAPGGPKTPARGSEEEGEYAKRVLALTRLDQDLLRQKEVEIQNLQDQLTLQHVQLGSLRGELASQRRLFQESDRDETLKLAVADRDEAIIKKGQMEMELAQVSLERDSMSQQLLAAIRQKMALSQELEGWQDDMEFIIKQQLKLQRQQEGIPTSPLAPSRTPAQAKTSPFFRRGNSAPNGTSFLSLFKKS; via the exons ATGGCAGCCCCGCCGCCGACGCCCCCCGCGCTGGGCGaggggttctaccccttccccacggagcggcgggggggcgcCGGGGACCCCGCCCCCGAGGACCCGGGGACGCTGCTGCAGCGCCGGGAgcaggacctgctgctggccgccgagctgGGCAAGATGCTGCTGGAGCAGAACGAGGAGCTGCGGGGGCGCAGCCAGGCGCTGGCCCGGGACCACGCGGCCGCCCTGGAG aggctggagcaggagaagTACGAGCTGCGCCGGCGGCTGGAGTCGGGGGTGGCCGAGTGGGAGACGCGGGTGGCGGAGCTGGAGGGGGACCTGGCGGCCCTGCGAGCCCAGCTGGGCCACCAGCGGCTGGAGCAGCAGGACACCAGCCGGGAGAGCTCCCAGGTGGCGCAGGAGCTGTCGGAGCAGAACCAGCGCCTGGCCGAGCAGCTGAGCCAG gccgtcCAGCTGGAGCAGCGGCTGCAGGACGAGCTGATGGCCTTGCGGGTTGAGAATCGCACCCTGGGGATGAGCAGCGCCGAGCACGCGGCCCGGACCCAGAGCCTGCAGGCCGAG AACCTGATGCTGCAGGAGCGGAAGCAGGAGCTGGAGCGTCAGACCTGGCAGCTGCGGGAGGAGACCGAGGCCGTGCAGGGGCTGGTGGAGACGCTGCATGAAAACCTGCTGCAGCTGCGCCGGGAGGTGCACGAGAAGGAGCTGCAG gcccagcagcTCCGGGCCGAGGCAGAGGAGCTCCGAGTCTCCAACAGGTGGCTCCAGCGCCGGGTCAGGGAGATGGCGGACGAGATTCGTCTCCACGACTCGGATGCCTCGCTCGCCTCCCTGCAGTCGGAGATTGAGCAGAGCGGCGAGGGGAGCCCGGAGCAGAACGGGGGGCCTGCTAAG CCCCTGGCCAGGACCGTCTCTGAGGCTGCCCCTGGGGGGCCGAAGACCCCAGCCCGGGGCTCGGAAGAGGAGGGTGAATATGCTAAACGGGTCTTGGCTCTGACCCGACTGGATCAAGACCTTCTGAGACAGAAAGAGGTGGAGATACAAAACCTCCAGGACCAG ctgaCCCTGCAGCACGTGCAGCTGGGCAGCCTGCGGGGGGAGCTGGCGAGCCAGAGACGCCTCTTCCAGGAGAGCGACCGGGACGAGACCCTCAAACTGGCCGTGGCCGATCGGGACGAAGCCATTATCAA GAAGGGCCAGATGGAGATGGAGCTGGCCCAGGTCTCTCTGGAGCGGGACTCCATGAGCCAACAGCTGCTGGCCGCCATCCGCCAGAAGATGGCGCTGTCCCAGGAGCTGGAGGGCTGGCAG GACGACATGGAGTTCATTATCAAGCAGCAGCTGAAGCTCCAGCGGCAGCAAGAAGGGATCCCCACATCCCCCCTGGCTCCCTCCAGGACCCCGGCACAGGCCAAGACCTCCCCTTTCTTTCGGCGCGGGAACAGCGCCCCCAATGGCACCAGCTTCCTATCGCTCTTCAAAAAAAGCTGA